The Paenibacillus yonginensis genome segment CGCGGCCGGCAGAACGGCACCACCGCAGCCATGCTCGACCGGCTTGCCTTAAATGCGGAACGAATTAAAGGCATGGCCGAAGGGCTCCGCCAGATTGCGGAGCTGAAGGATCCGGTCGGAGAAGTGCTTGAGACGCTGGATCGGCCCAACGGTCTTCATATCGTGAAGAAACGGGTGCCGATCGGCGTAATCGGCATTATTTACGAAGCGCGTCCAAACGTCACCGTCGATGCTGCCGGTCTATGCCTGAAGACGGGTAATGCTGTGCTGCTGCGCGGAGGTTCGGCAGCCCTTTCCTCCAACATTCAGATTGCGGAGCTGTTCCATGCCGCACTAGAGACAGCCGGACTGCCTAAAGACGTGCTGCAGCTGGTTCACGATTCCGACCGTTCATCCGTAGATGAGATGCTTAAGCTGAACGGCCTGCTCGACGTTATTATTCCAAGAGGCGGCAGCTCCCTGATTCAGCACGTCGTGCAGAACGCAAGCGTTCCCGTTATCGAGACAGGCGCCGGCATCTGCCACACTTATCTCGACGCTTCCGCCGACCTCGAAATGGCCCTTCGCATAGCGGTGAACGCTAAAGCCCAGCGCCCTTCCGTCTGCAATTCGATGGAGACGCTGCTGATTCATCAGCATTTTGCAGGCCAATATATGGATCGGGTGGGAGAAGCCTTTAAAGCGGCAGGCGTGGAGCTTAGAGGCTGCAAGCGGACCCGGGAGCTTCTGTCGGAAGCCAAAGCCGCAACCGAACAGGATTACGCCACGGAATATAACGACTACATCCTAAACGTTAAAATTGTGGACGATCTCCAGCAGGCTATGGATCACATCGCCAAATTTGGCACCAAACACTCCGAGTGTATCGTCACGGAAAATGAGGAGCTTGCCGCCCGCTTCCAGAACGAAGTCGATGCGGCTGCCGTTTACCACAATGCTTCTACCCGTTTTACCGACGGATTTGAATTTGGCTTCGGGGCGGAGATCGGCATCAGCACACAAAAGCTTCACGCCCGCGGGCCTATGGGCCTGTCCGCCCTCACTTCCACCAAATATATCATTAAGGGCTCGGGGCAAATCCGCGGCTAACTGAGCCCGATTGAACCAGCTCCATTATCAGGAGGTTATTTTACGATGTCCAATACACCCTTATCTTCAGCTTCTCAGGCTATCGTCTTCTACGGCGCCGGCTCCATGGCCGAAGCGATCGCCCGCGGACTGATTGCCTCATCGGCAGCCAAATCCGAGCAAATCGCCATGTTCAACCGCAGCAATACAGAACGCCTGAAGCAGCTGGAGGCCAACTACGGGGTTGTTACCGCTG includes the following:
- a CDS encoding glutamate-5-semialdehyde dehydrogenase translates to MSEVKQKAALAAARAPQLAWLTSEQKNHALFAAADALINGTEEILKANREDLERGRQNGTTAAMLDRLALNAERIKGMAEGLRQIAELKDPVGEVLETLDRPNGLHIVKKRVPIGVIGIIYEARPNVTVDAAGLCLKTGNAVLLRGGSAALSSNIQIAELFHAALETAGLPKDVLQLVHDSDRSSVDEMLKLNGLLDVIIPRGGSSLIQHVVQNASVPVIETGAGICHTYLDASADLEMALRIAVNAKAQRPSVCNSMETLLIHQHFAGQYMDRVGEAFKAAGVELRGCKRTRELLSEAKAATEQDYATEYNDYILNVKIVDDLQQAMDHIAKFGTKHSECIVTENEELAARFQNEVDAAAVYHNASTRFTDGFEFGFGAEIGISTQKLHARGPMGLSALTSTKYIIKGSGQIRG